A single window of Granulibacter bethesdensis DNA harbors:
- the glmU gene encoding bifunctional UDP-N-acetylglucosamine diphosphorylase/glucosamine-1-phosphate N-acetyltransferase GlmU: MDQTPSYFQPSGTAVILAAGLGTRMKSARPKVLHPIAGRSMLQHLIAACQQVFSHIVVVIGPDMDSVAREAAPHPTVVQQERLGTAHAALQAMALVQQGEVAILYGDNPLISTTTLHTLVQRRRQGDAVLAMLAMHPPEPGRYGRVITEKYQSGDYVSRIVEYAEANEQERAVTLCNAGVFCADAVSMAAWLGGVDNANSKGEYYLGDIIPLAIAGGGHVAAVEAPYEELRGINSKMELAEAEATVQIALRRQALEKGVTMTAPDTVFLSADTMLAPDVLVGPHVVFGPGVTVEEGAEIRAFSHLEGCHVGRHTLVGPYARLRPGSVLGAGAHVGNFVELKQATLGEGAKANHLTYLGDVEVGARANIGAGTITCNYDGVHKHRTEIGDDAFIGSDTALVAPVRIGRGAITGAGSVIVEDVPADALALARGRQVNKPERAAEIRRQLKGSV, encoded by the coding sequence ATGGATCAGACCCCGTCTTACTTTCAGCCATCCGGCACCGCCGTGATTCTTGCGGCCGGGCTCGGCACGAGAATGAAGTCCGCCCGGCCCAAGGTTCTGCACCCGATTGCAGGGCGCTCCATGCTGCAGCATCTGATTGCAGCCTGCCAGCAGGTGTTCAGCCATATCGTGGTGGTCATCGGCCCGGATATGGATAGCGTTGCCCGGGAAGCTGCGCCTCATCCAACCGTGGTGCAACAGGAAAGGCTTGGCACTGCACATGCAGCCCTGCAGGCCATGGCTCTGGTGCAGCAGGGAGAGGTTGCAATCCTGTACGGGGATAACCCCCTGATCTCGACCACAACCCTGCACACCCTCGTGCAGCGCCGTCGGCAGGGCGATGCGGTGCTGGCCATGCTCGCCATGCACCCGCCTGAGCCGGGACGCTATGGCCGGGTGATAACGGAGAAGTACCAGAGCGGAGACTATGTTTCCCGCATCGTCGAATATGCGGAGGCCAATGAACAGGAAAGGGCTGTAACACTCTGTAATGCAGGTGTGTTCTGCGCCGATGCCGTGTCCATGGCGGCTTGGCTGGGCGGTGTGGATAACGCCAACAGCAAGGGCGAGTACTATCTGGGAGATATCATTCCTCTCGCAATTGCGGGAGGGGGGCATGTTGCGGCTGTGGAAGCCCCTTATGAAGAGTTGCGCGGCATCAACAGCAAAATGGAGCTCGCCGAGGCTGAAGCAACGGTCCAGATCGCATTGCGCCGTCAGGCTCTGGAAAAGGGTGTTACCATGACCGCGCCGGACACGGTTTTTCTTTCGGCTGATACGATGCTCGCGCCGGATGTGCTGGTTGGCCCGCATGTGGTGTTCGGCCCCGGCGTTACGGTGGAGGAAGGGGCGGAAATCCGCGCTTTCAGCCATCTGGAAGGATGTCATGTCGGTCGGCATACGCTGGTCGGTCCTTATGCACGTCTGCGTCCGGGCAGCGTTCTGGGGGCAGGTGCTCATGTCGGGAATTTCGTTGAACTGAAACAGGCAACGCTGGGTGAGGGTGCGAAAGCAAATCACCTGACCTATCTGGGGGATGTCGAGGTCGGTGCGCGTGCCAATATCGGCGCTGGCACCATCACCTGTAATTACGACGGCGTGCACAAGCATCGCACGGAGATCGGGGACGATGCGTTTATCGGGTCCGATACGGCGCTGGTGGCCCCGGTGAGGATTGGACGCGGGGCGATTACGGGGGCTGGAAGCGTTATTGTCGAGGACGTACCAGCGGATGCCTTGGCACTTGCCCGTGGCCGTCAGGTAAACAAGCCAGAGCGTGCGGCAGAGATTCGCCGTCAACTGAAGGGCAGCGTCTGA
- a CDS encoding HAD-IA family hydrolase, producing the protein MRTVLLDLDGTLVDSLPDITSVLNGTLQRAGLPSYTQAEVGPMVGDGARALLTRAANGRGATLTETMMQDFMAAYADHATSHSRLYPDVPDTLAELKNRGWTLLVCTNKPAVPAQIILENFEIASFFAVVGAGDSFPVRKPDPGHLLSTLALAGMTPEGAIMVGDHSNDIDAAGSIPIPSVWARWGYGTDAMGAAATAIAERFSDLPDLLESLIPAS; encoded by the coding sequence ATGCGCACGGTACTGCTGGATCTTGATGGAACACTGGTCGATTCGTTGCCTGACATCACCAGTGTTCTGAATGGCACGCTACAACGGGCCGGGCTGCCGTCCTATACACAGGCGGAGGTTGGGCCAATGGTGGGCGATGGTGCCCGTGCTTTGCTAACGCGCGCCGCAAATGGAAGGGGGGCCACCCTGACCGAAACCATGATGCAGGATTTCATGGCGGCCTATGCCGACCATGCGACCAGCCATTCCCGTTTGTATCCCGATGTTCCGGATACGTTGGCCGAACTGAAAAACCGAGGCTGGACCTTGCTGGTTTGTACGAACAAGCCAGCCGTTCCAGCGCAGATCATTCTGGAAAATTTTGAAATAGCGTCTTTTTTTGCGGTCGTGGGCGCGGGAGACAGTTTTCCGGTCCGCAAGCCTGATCCGGGCCATCTGCTTTCCACCCTTGCGCTGGCGGGGATGACACCGGAAGGGGCAATCATGGTGGGGGATCATAGCAACGATATTGATGCTGCAGGTTCGATTCCCATCCCCTCCGTCTGGGCGCGGTGGGGTTACGGCACCGATGCAATGGGGGCAGCCGCCACGGCGATTGCTGAACGGTTTTCCGACCTGCCTGATCTACTTGAAAGCCTTATACCAGCTTCCTAA